The sequence below is a genomic window from uncultured Stenotrophomonas sp..
CCGCGGCCGGCTAGCGGATCACCAGCACCGGTACCGCGCTGCGCGCCAGCACCTCGGAGGTCTGGCTGCCGAGCAGCACGCGGGTCACGCCGCGGCGGCCATGCGAGGTCATCACGATCAGGTCGCTGCCGCAGCCGCTGGCGGTGTCGATGATGCCGTCGGCGGCGTAGCGGTCGAGCACGTGGTGCGCCTTCGGCTCGGCCACGCCGGCGGCGACAGCCGCTTCCAGCGCCGGTTTCAGGATCTTCTGCGCGGCTTCCTCGCGGTCCTGCCGGTATTCGTCGCTGGCCTCGTAGCCGGCGCTCCAGCCCATCGCGTCGTACATGCCCACCGCCCACGGCTCGGAGACGGTGACGATGTCGACCTGCGCGCCAAGCTGCACGGCCAGCTCCAACCCCTTGTCCAGGCCCTTGGCGGCCAGTTCGGAACCATCGGTGGCGATCAGGATTCGCTTGTACATGGCGTCAACTCCGGGTGGCAGATGCCTACCATGACACACCCGGCGCCGGACGGTCGCGTTGATCCGGATCAAACCCGGGGCACGCGCAAGTGCGTGGTTCATGTCATGCGATATCCCCGGTCCCGGCACAACGCCCCCCGCTGCCGGCTGCAAAATGGCGCATTCATCCGAGGAAGCTCCGACCATGCGATCCGTTCTACTGTCATTGGGCCTCTGCCTTGCTCCGGCAACGGTGGCTGCCTGCCCCCTGGCCACGAATGACCCTGCCACCTTCGACAGGCTCCGCCGGCATGACTTCGCCATCGGCGATGCCGCCCGCCTCCGCCCGCTGGCACTGGCCCTGGTTCCCTGCCTGTCATCGCCCGACCCCACCGTGCGCGAGGACATCGCACTGATCGCGCTGACCACCTGGATGCGTGACGGCAAGCTCGATGCAGCCACCCTGCGTGAACTGCGCGAGCGCGGCTATACGCAACTGGACGCCGGCGACACCGCGGGCTTCGCTGCGCCATTCACCGCACTGGCGCTGGCCGAAATCGCCCGCACCGACCGCCGCGCGGCATGGATGGACGCGGCCGAACGTGCGGCAATGGTCGAACGCGCCGCGCACCACCTCGAACAGGTACGCGACTACCGCGGCTACCAACCGGGCGAAGGCTGGCGGCACGGCGTCGCCCATGCTGCGGACTGGCTGATGCAGTTGGCGCTGAATCCGGCGCTGACGCAGCCGCAACTGGAGCGGATGCTCGCTGCCATCGCCAGCCAGGCGGTGCCGGCCTCGTCGCATGCCTATGTCGAAGGCGAATACGAACGGCTGGCGCGGCCCGTCCTGTATGTCGCCCGACGCGGGCTGCATGATGAAAACGATTGGCGGCAATGGCTGTCGGACATCAGCGCGCGGCTCGACGAAACCGGTCCGGCATGGCGCGACCGCGACTGGCTCGCACGGCGCCACGATCTGCAAGTGTTCCTGTCCGCTCTGAACACGCAGATCGACCTGAATGCAGACCCCGCACTGCTGCCGCTGCAACGGGCGGTGCACACGACATTGCGCTCCCTTCCCTGACCTGCAAAGCATCCGGCCGCCCGAAGGCGGCCGGATGACATTCAAGCGCTCAACGCCACGGCCTTACCAGTCATACGACACCGAGAAGCGCACGCCACGCGGTGCCTGGAAGAACGTGGGCAGGCCGTAGTTGGGATTGCGGTCGCCCGGCCCCAGCTCGCCCACTTCGTTGACCTCCAGCACCCGGCCGCTCGCGCATCGACGCCCGCGAGGGCGTGTTCCAGCTGCAGCGCGGCGAATGGCTGGTGTTCGAACGCGACTCGTCCCCCCAAGTGCAGGCCTGTCGTGGCAGCCTGCTGCTCGGCATCACGGTGCCGGCCGCGGTCTGGGAGCAGGCCGCACGGGACGCCGGGGCCGTCCCCCTGCCGGGCCGCTGTCGACTGCCGGCCGCCGAGCTGCGCAGCCTGCTGCGCCTGTGGCGGCAGGGCACGCAGGCCACCGGCGAGCGCCGCCAGCGCTGCCTGTGGGTACTGCTGGCGTTCCTGGCGCCACGGCAGGCCGACATCGCCGGCCTGCTCGCACGCTGCCCGGGCCGCAGCCGGCAGCGCAAGCTGCAGGTGCTGGCGCGGCTGCAGCGCACCTGGCTGTTCCTCGAAGGCAACGCCCACCGCACGGTGAGGCTGGCGGAGCTGGCGGAACTGAGCAACCTGTCGGTCTGCCATTTCGCCAAAACCTTCCAGTCGCTCTACCGGGAAAGCCCGTTGGCCGCCAACCACCGCCTGCGGCTGGAACGCGCCTGCCGCTTGCTGGCCTCCACGCCGCTGTCGGTTTCCGACATCGGCCAGGCCTGCGGCTTCGACAGTTGCTGCAGTTTCTCGCGCGCCTTCAGCAACCGCTACCGGCAACCACCCTCACGCTACCGCAGCGCCGCGGCCGCTCACAGTGCGGTCAGGTTGGCGTAGGCCATCACCAGCCACTTGCTGCCGGCCTCGGCGAACTCCACCTGCACGCGGGCATGGGCGCCGCTGCCCTCGTAGTCGGTGACCATGCCCTCGCCGAACTTCGGGTGGGTGACCAGCGCGCCGAGCTTCAGCGGCGGCGCTTCCAGTGCGGCGTGACCGGCCATGCGGCTGGCACCAAGCGAGGCCGGGCGCGAGACTTGCACCTTCGGCCGCACTTCGTTGAGCAATTCGCGCGGGATCTCGCGCAGGAAGCGCGACGGCAGGCTGTAGTTGTCCTGCCCGTGGATGCGGCGCGATTCGGCATAGCCCAGCACCAGCTTCTGCCGGGCGCGGGTGATGCCGACGTAGGCCAAGCGGCGCTCTTCTTCCAGCCGCCCGCTTTCCTCAAGCGAACGCGCGCCGGGGAACAGGCCCTCCTCCATGCCCGCAAGGAACACCAACGGGAATTCCAGCCCCTTGGCCGAATGCAGGGTCATCAGCTGCACGCCGTCCTCGCCGGCCTGCGCCTGGCCTTCGCCGGCCTCCAGCGAGGCATAGGACAGGAACGCGACCAGTTCGCTCATGTCGGCGGCGCCTTCCTCGTCGGCGTCACGCTGGATGAAGCGCGAGGCCACCGACACCAGTTCGTCGAGGTTGTCGCTGCGCGATTCCGAATCCAGCGTGTTGCGGCTTTCCTTGCTCCAGTGCTCACGCAGCGCCGAGCGCACCAGCACGTGGTCGATGCGCTCGGCCAGCGTCATCTGCGCGGTTTCGCCGCCGATCTGCTGGATCAGGTTGAGGAAGCCGGCCAGCGCGTTCTTTGCGCGTGAAGTGAGGTCGTTGCCCTGCGTGGCCAGCATCGCCGCTTCCCACAGCGACACGGCCTGCGCGCGGGCGATGCGCCGTACCTCGTCAAGCGTGCGCTCGCCGATGCCGCGGGTGGGCGTGTTGACCGCGCGCTCGAACGCGGCATCGTCGTTGCGGTTGGTCAGCAGCCGCAGGTAGGCCAGCGCGTCCTTGATCTCGGCGCGCTCGAAGAAGCGCATGCCGCCATACACGCGGTACGGCAGTTGTTCGGACAGCA
It includes:
- a CDS encoding UspA domain protein codes for the protein MYKRILIATDGSELAAKGLDKGLELAVQLGAQVDIVTVSEPWAVGMYDAMGWSAGYEASDEYRQDREEAAQKILKPALEAAVAAGVAEPKAHHVLDRYAADGIIDTASGCGSDLIVMTSHGRRGVTRVLLGSQTSEVLARSAVPVLVIR
- a CDS encoding conserved exported hypothetical protein (Evidence 4 : Homologs of previously reported genes of unknown function); this encodes MRSVLLSLGLCLAPATVAACPLATNDPATFDRLRRHDFAIGDAARLRPLALALVPCLSSPDPTVREDIALIALTTWMRDGKLDAATLRELRERGYTQLDAGDTAGFAAPFTALALAEIARTDRRAAWMDAAERAAMVERAAHHLEQVRDYRGYQPGEGWRHGVAHAADWLMQLALNPALTQPQLERMLAAIASQAVPASSHAYVEGEYERLARPVLYVARRGLHDENDWRQWLSDISARLDETGPAWRDRDWLARRHDLQVFLSALNTQIDLNADPALLPLQRAVHTTLRSLP
- a CDS encoding hypothetical protein (Evidence 5 : No homology to any previously reported sequences); this encodes MLEVNEVGELGPGDRNPNYGLPTFFQAPRGVRFSVSYDW
- a CDS encoding Putative hth transcriptional regulator (fragment) (Evidence 3 : Function proposed based on presence of conserved amino acid motif, structural feature or limited homology) — its product is MFQLQRGEWLVFERDSSPQVQACRGSLLLGITVPAAVWEQAARDAGAVPLPGRCRLPAAELRSLLRLWRQGTQATGERRQRCLWVLLAFLAPRQADIAGLLARCPGRSRQRKLQVLARLQRTWLFLEGNAHRTVRLAELAELSNLSVCHFAKTFQSLYRESPLAANHRLRLERACRLLASTPLSVSDIGQACGFDSCCSFSRAFSNRYRQPPSRYRSAAAAHSAVRLA